The region TGCTGTCCTTCTGTTCATCCCCCCCTCCGCAGCAGCTGAGGAAGTACAGCTTATTGATCTGCGACTTATATTTCTGGATAAAACTCCTCAGGGGATAAATCACCTGTCCCATCCAGATGGGACCGCAGAGGATGATTCTATCATATTCGGTGAAATTCCGGCGGATGGCTCTGTTTCCCACACCGATTTTTGTAAGAGAGGCAAGGAGTTGAGGAAAAAGCGCATTCACCCGGGGATGGATTTCCTCCATTTCAAAGCCCGATTTTTCTGCAATTTTCTGGGCCAGATACCTGTTGCTTCCTGTTGCGGAATAGAAAACGACCAGTCCTTTCATAAGACTCTCCTTTATAGAGATAGACAATCATAAAACACCTGATGTCATCCAAAACATCACTTTTTTTAAAAAGAAAAGTCAGGGCAGTGCATTCTTTACTGCGTTATGCTCGTCGGTAAAGTATTCTCCCGAAGGACTGCCCAGTTCACGCCAGACATCATCCATGGCCGAAGGCGTCAGTGATCGCAGGGGTGCGGAGCAGTCCACCCTGGTGGACGATACCCCCGCAGAGCACGCCCCCGGTAGGACCGGGGAGACGCACAAGTGAATCAGAAACCGAAGTAGTCTCTGGCGTTTTCATAGGAGATTTCCCGGACCATGGCTCCCACGAGTTCAAAGTCATGAGGAATGAGTCCCTTTTCCATGTCTTTTCCCAGAATGTTGCAGAGAATCCGGCGGAAGTACTCGTGCCGGGTGTAGGAGAGAAAGGAACGGCTGTCGGTGAGCATGCCTACGAAACGGCGGAGCAGACCCAGCTGACTGAGGGCTTCCATCTGTCTTTCC is a window of Oceanispirochaeta sp. DNA encoding:
- a CDS encoding flavodoxin domain-containing protein, with translation MKGLVVFYSATGSNRYLAQKIAEKSGFEMEEIHPRVNALFPQLLASLTKIGVGNRAIRRNFTEYDRIILCGPIWMGQVIYPLRSFIQKYKSQINKLYFLSCCGGGDEQKDSKFGYETVFFKMRSLLGDKFVSGFALPTQLLVKPGQREDELMKTRLSAENFSVVELRFNDALEEILKLRDI